DNA from Amycolatopsis sp. DSM 110486:
GAGTTCACGGCCGCCTGGGCGCGCGCGAGCAGGTTGTCGTCGAGCTGCTGGTAGAGGTTGCTCGACACGATCATGTACGCGCCCAGCGACACGAGCGCCACGGCGCCGGCCACGCAGGCGGCGGCCAGCAGCGTCACGCGGCCGCGCAGCGAGAAGCGGCGCGTGCCCCAGCGGTCGCCGCGCGGGTCGGTGACGTCGACGGTCGAAACGGCGGTGCCCTTGGGGGCGTCGGTCACGGCGGGGTTTCGCGCAGGACGTAGCCCACTCCCCGCACCGTGTGGATCAGCCTCGGTTCGTTGCCGGCTTCCGTCTTGCGACGCAAATAGCCGACGTAGACCTCCAGCGCGTTGCCCGACGTCGGGAAGTCGTAACCCCATACTTCCTCCAGAATCCTTCCGCGGGTCAGCACGTGCTTGGGGTACGAGAGGAACAACTCGAGCAGCGCGAACTCGGTACGGGTGAGGCTGATCTCGCGGCCGCCGCGGCGGACTTCGCGAGTGCCGGGGTCCAGCGTGAGGTCGGCGAACGACAGCACCTCGCTCGTCTCGCCCTGCTGGGGGTCCGGCACGGCGCGGCGCAGCAGCGCGCGCAGGCGGGCCAGCAGTTCTTCGAGGGCGAACGGTTTGGGCAGGTAGTCGTCGGCGCCGGCGTCGAGGCCGGAGACCCGGTCGGAGACGGTGTCGCGGGCGGTCAGCACGAGAATGGGCAGGTCGTCGCCGGTGCTGCGCAGGCGGCGGGCCACCTCGAGCCCGTCGAGGCGCGGCATCATCACGTCCAGCACCATCGCGTCCGGCCGGTTGGCGATGATCGTCTCCAGGGCCTGCGCACCGTCGCTGGCGAGCTCGACGGTGTACCCGTTGAACTCCAGGGACCGCCTGAGCGACTCACGGACGGCTCGATCGTCGTCCACCACAAGGATGCGCATGACGTCAGTCTTACGCAGAGTGCTGAGACCCGCCTAAGAACACACGCAGAACTCACAAAGAGTCGGTATCACCAGGCCGGGCCACCGGCGCGTTCCAGTGCCGCCACAGAGCCACCAGCCGAATCGTTACCACCACGGCCGCCGCGACGACCGTGACCACACTCGACGGCAGTGGCAGAGCGTGACCGATCGCGACGAGCACCGCCCCTGCGAGCGCGGCGACGGCGTAGATCTCCTTGCGGAGGACCAGCGGGATCTCGCGCAGCAGCAGGTCACGCAGTGCGCCGCCGCCGATGCCGCTGGTCATGCCGATCAGGCACGCGGCGTAGGCGGTGGCGCCGGCGTTGAGCGCGATCGTCGTGCCGGCCGTCGAGAAGACGCCCAGGCCCAGCGCGTCGGCGAGCAGCACCGCGCGCCTCAGCCGCGCGACCTGGGGGTGGAACGCGAACACGACCAGCGCCGTCGCCGCGCAGACGGCGAGGTACGGCCAGTTCCGCAACGTCGTGGGCGGGTGGATGCCGAGCAGGACGTCACGGATGATGCCGCCGCCCAGCGCCGTGGTGAGGCCGACGACGATCACGCCGAACACGTCGAGGCGCGCCCGGACGGCGGCCAGCGCCCCGGACGCCGCGAACGCCACCAGCCCGAGCAGCTCGAGCGCGGTCAGGACCATCCGCTACTGGTCGAGCAGCCCGCCGCGGTAGGCCAGCAGCGCGGCCTGCACGCGGTTGGCGGCACCGATCTTGGAGAGCACCGCGGACACATACCCCTTGACCGTGGCCTCCGACAGGTGCAGCCGCCCGCCGATCTCCGCGTTCGACAGCCCCTGCCCGATCAGCGCGACAACCTCGCGCTCGCGTTCGGACAGCGACGCCAGGAGTTTGCGCGCCGGCTGCGCGGCCCGCTGCTCGTCGCGATGGGACTGGACCATGCGCGCCGCCACGCCCGGGTCCAGCACGGCGCCGCCTTTGGCCAGGTCACGGATGGCGCGCAGGAGAGCCGAGGGGTCGATGTCCTTCAGCAGGAAGCCATTGGCCCCGAGCCGCAGCGCGAGGCTCACGTACTCGTCGATGTCGAACGTCGTCAGCATCGCGACCATCGGCGGGTCCGGCAGCGCGAGGATGGCCCGCAGCGCGCGGATCCCGTCATCGGGTGCCCGCATCTTGATGTCGAGCAACGCCACGTCGGGGTGGTAGCGCCGCGCCACCTCCACCGCGGATCTGCCGTCGCTCGCTTCACCCACGATCTCGATGTCCGCGGCCCCGGACATCATGGCGCGCAGGCCCGAACGAACCAGTTCCTCGTCGTCCGCGAACATGAGCTTGATCAACGAAGCCCTCCGGCAGCCGGTGGTCGAAGCGGTTCCCCGCTTCCCGTTAAGGAAGATTACCTACTGTTGTTCAAGGTTTCGAAACCAGACACGACCAGGTGACGTGACTGGTCCGGCCGGGTCCCTGATCGTGCTGGTCCCCGCCTACCGGGGTCCCCCACACGGGCGACGCCATCGGTCGGGCGCGCAGGTGGTTCCGGACCCGCGGCCACCCGGCGTGCGGGGTGGGCGTCCGGACTCGACAGAAAAGGCAGAAAGAGTGAGTACTCCTCCTGCCACTCCCAACCTATAGCGCACCCCCGGCCTTGCGGCAAGACCCCGGTGGTCCTGCAAAATCGTCGGCTCGGCCGGAATTCGCGGAGCTCTTCGCGCCGGCGACCATCGAAGTACGGGGGAACCAATAGTGAGCGGGACCGAGCTCGTGCTGGATTTCCGGGAGATCGACCGGGACCAGATCGACCTCGTCGGGGGCAAGGGCGCACATCTGGGGGAGCTTTCACGGATCGACGGCGTCCGCGTACCGCCCGGGTACTGCGTGACGACGCATGCTTTCCGCCGGGTGCTGGCGGGAGTGCCGGAGCTCGGAAGCGGTCTGGACCGGCTGGCGCGGCTGGACCCCGACGACCGGGAGACGATCGCCGCCCTGAGCGGCCAGGTGCGCGAGGCCGTTTCCGCGGCCGCCATTCCGGACGACCTCGCGGCGGCACTGCTCGCGCCGCTGAGCCGGCTGGACGAAAGCGCGGCCTACGCCGTGCGTTCCAGCGCGACGGCCGAAGACCTGCCGACGGCCTCGTTCGCGGGCCAGCAGGACACGTACCTGAACGTCGTCGGGCCGGCGGCGATCCTCGAGCACATCCGGCTGTGCTGGGCCTCGCTGTTCACCGACCGGGCCGTGACCTACCGCCTGCGCAACGGTTTCGACCACCGCCGGGTCCACATGGCCGTGGTGGTTCAGCGGATGGTGCTGTCAGAAGCGTCCGGGATCCTGTTCACGGCCGACCCCATCACGTCGAACCGGAAGGTCACGACCGTCGACGCGGGTTTCGGCCTCGGCGAGGCGCTCGTTTCCGGGCTGGTGAACGCCGACAGCTACCGGGTGCGCGAAGGGGAAATCGTCAAGAAGACGGTGTCGGCCAAGCAGCTCGCCATCCACGCGTTGCCCGGCGGCGGCACCCGGAAGGACGCGCTCGCACCGGAAGACCAGGAGCGCCCGGCGCTGACCGACGAGCAGGTGCTGCAGTTGGAGCGGCTGGGCCGCCGCATCGAGGCGCACTTCGGCCGGCCCCAGGACATCGAGTGGTGCCTGGCCGACAGTGAGCTCCAGATCGTGCAGAGCCGGCCGATCACCACACTGTTCCCGATCCCGCCCGCCGCCGACGACGGCAACCACGTCTACCTCTCCGTCGGGCACCAGCAGATGATGACCGACGCGATGCGGCCGCTCGGCCTGTCCGTGTGGCAGCTGACCACACCACGGCCCATGGCGGAGGCGGGCAGCCGGCTGTTCGTCGACGCCACCCCCGGCCTCGCGACGAAGGCCGGACGCGCCGGGTACCTGGAGATGATGGGGGCGTCGGACCCGCTGATGCGCGACGCGCTGCAGACGGTGCTCGACCGGGGTTTCCTGCCGGAGCCGACGGAGGGCGGCGCCGCGCCGCTGCCGTTCGGCGTCGCACCCGAGCCGATCGAGACGGACCCCGCGATCGTCCGCGGGCTGATCGCGGAGAGCACGGCGTCCCTGGCCGCGCTCGAGCGTGAGATCCGGGAGAAACGCGGCGCGGAGTTGTTCGATTTCATCCTCGCGGATCTGCAGGAACTGCGGCGGCTGTTGTTCAATCCGCGCAGCCACCAGGCGATCATGGCCGGAATGGACGCGACGACGTGGCTGAACAAGCAGCTGCGCGAATGGCTGGGCGAGGAGAACGCCGCCGACACGCTTTCGCAGTCCGCGCCGGACAACGTCTCGTCGGAAATGGGCCTCGCCCTGCTGGACGTCGCCGACGTCCTCCGCCCGCACCCGGAAGTGGTGACGTTCCTCCGGACCGTGCGGGACGAAAGCTTCCTGGACGAACTGCCCGCGCTGCCGGGCGGAAGTGAAGCGCGAAAGGCGATCCAGGGCTACTTGGACACGTACGGCATGCGTTGTGTCGGCGAAATCGACATCGCGCGGCCACGATGGAGCGAACGTCCGAGCACGCTGCTGCCCGTGCTGCTCGGCAACGTCGACAACTTCGAGCCCGGCGCGGCGCGACGGCGCTTCGACCAAGGGCTGCGGGAAGCCGCGCAGAAAGAACAGGAACTGCTTTCGCGGTTGCGCGTTCTGCCCGACGGCGCACGGAAAGCCGAAGAGACCAAGGCGATGATCGACCGGCTGCGTACCTTCGTCGGCTACCGCGAGTACCCCAAGTACGGGATGATCAGCCGCTATTTCCAGTACAAGAAGGCACTGCTGGCCGAGGCCGAGCGGCTCGTGGCGGCCGGCGTGCTCGATGCGCCGGAGGACAGCTTTTCGCTGCGATTCCAGGAACTGCACGAGGTCGCCCGCACCGGAGTCGCCGACGCCGACCTCATCCGGCGGCGCAAGGAACAGTTCGCGGCGGACCAGGCGCTCACCCCACAGCGGGTCCTCACCTCCGAGGGCGAGACCGTCTCCGGGAGCTACCGACCTTCGGATGCACCGGCCGGCGCGCTGCCCGGCCTGCCGGTGTCCGCCGGGACCGTCGAGGGCCGCGCCCGCGTCGTCCTGGACCTCTCCGAGGCCGACCTGGACACGGCCGACATCCTCGTGACCGCCTACACCGACCCCAGCTGGTCACCGGTGTTCGTCACCATCGCCGGCCTGATCACGGAGGTGGGTGGCTTGATGACCCACGGCGCGGTGGTCGCCCGCGAATACGGCCTGCCCGCCGTCGTCGGCGTCAACCAGGCCACTCGGCTGATCCGAGACGGGCAGCGGATCCGCGTGAACGGCACCAACGGCTACGTCGAGTTCCTCGACTGACGCCTGGCCGTCGGGGATCACCCGATCCCCGACGGCCCTACGGCTTGATCAGCGGTTCTGCACGGTGTCGCTGAACTGCTGCCGGCAGCTCTGGATCTGGGACTGGTCGGTGCCGGCCTTCTGCACGCAGTCCTGCAGGTCGCCGATCTGGCTGCCGAACGTCGCGAAGATCGAGCCGACCAGGATGGCGAGCAGCAAGCCGATGACCAGGCCGATGCTGCCGGTGACGATGCCGGCGATGGAGGCGCCCTTGTTCGTCGCCTGTCCACGGTTGGCGCGCTTCACGCCGAGGATGCCGAAGACCAGCGCGAGGACGCCGAGGATGATGCCGCCCCACACCGTCCAGCACAGAACGAGGGCGATGATGCCCAGCACGAGGGCCGTAACGCCGAACCCGTTGCGCGGCGCGCCCACGGGCTGCTGCTGCCCGTAACCGGCGCCAACCGGCGGCGCGGCGAACGGGGCGCTCTGGCCGGCCGAGTACTGCTGGTACTGCTCAGGGTTGTCGGGCGTGCTCACGTGCTTCCTTTCAACGATGGGAACCGGAACTTTACGACCCGGCGCACGCCTTATCGGGCGGATGGCCTGATCGTTACCAATCGTGCGTACGTTGTTTGACCTGGCCTCCCGGAACCCGTTGCGGTCTCCCCGGCCGGCCGGCCCCGAGCAGCCACCAGATCCGGTCTCCGGTGTGCCGGTTCCCCGCCGATCGGGTCCCCCACCTGGGCGAGGCCGCCGGTCAGGCAGGTAGGTGCTTGTCAGAGGGTCCGG
Protein-coding regions in this window:
- a CDS encoding response regulator transcription factor is translated as MIKLMFADDEELVRSGLRAMMSGAADIEIVGEASDGRSAVEVARRYHPDVALLDIKMRAPDDGIRALRAILALPDPPMVAMLTTFDIDEYVSLALRLGANGFLLKDIDPSALLRAIRDLAKGGAVLDPGVAARMVQSHRDEQRAAQPARKLLASLSEREREVVALIGQGLSNAEIGGRLHLSEATVKGYVSAVLSKIGAANRVQAALLAYRGGLLDQ
- a CDS encoding DUF4190 domain-containing protein, yielding MSTPDNPEQYQQYSAGQSAPFAAPPVGAGYGQQQPVGAPRNGFGVTALVLGIIALVLCWTVWGGIILGVLALVFGILGVKRANRGQATNKGASIAGIVTGSIGLVIGLLLAILVGSIFATFGSQIGDLQDCVQKAGTDQSQIQSCRQQFSDTVQNR
- the rph gene encoding rifamycin-inactivating phosphotransferase, with translation MSGTELVLDFREIDRDQIDLVGGKGAHLGELSRIDGVRVPPGYCVTTHAFRRVLAGVPELGSGLDRLARLDPDDRETIAALSGQVREAVSAAAIPDDLAAALLAPLSRLDESAAYAVRSSATAEDLPTASFAGQQDTYLNVVGPAAILEHIRLCWASLFTDRAVTYRLRNGFDHRRVHMAVVVQRMVLSEASGILFTADPITSNRKVTTVDAGFGLGEALVSGLVNADSYRVREGEIVKKTVSAKQLAIHALPGGGTRKDALAPEDQERPALTDEQVLQLERLGRRIEAHFGRPQDIEWCLADSELQIVQSRPITTLFPIPPAADDGNHVYLSVGHQQMMTDAMRPLGLSVWQLTTPRPMAEAGSRLFVDATPGLATKAGRAGYLEMMGASDPLMRDALQTVLDRGFLPEPTEGGAAPLPFGVAPEPIETDPAIVRGLIAESTASLAALEREIREKRGAELFDFILADLQELRRLLFNPRSHQAIMAGMDATTWLNKQLREWLGEENAADTLSQSAPDNVSSEMGLALLDVADVLRPHPEVVTFLRTVRDESFLDELPALPGGSEARKAIQGYLDTYGMRCVGEIDIARPRWSERPSTLLPVLLGNVDNFEPGAARRRFDQGLREAAQKEQELLSRLRVLPDGARKAEETKAMIDRLRTFVGYREYPKYGMISRYFQYKKALLAEAERLVAAGVLDAPEDSFSLRFQELHEVARTGVADADLIRRRKEQFAADQALTPQRVLTSEGETVSGSYRPSDAPAGALPGLPVSAGTVEGRARVVLDLSEADLDTADILVTAYTDPSWSPVFVTIAGLITEVGGLMTHGAVVAREYGLPAVVGVNQATRLIRDGQRIRVNGTNGYVEFLD
- a CDS encoding response regulator transcription factor encodes the protein MRILVVDDDRAVRESLRRSLEFNGYTVELASDGAQALETIIANRPDAMVLDVMMPRLDGLEVARRLRSTGDDLPILVLTARDTVSDRVSGLDAGADDYLPKPFALEELLARLRALLRRAVPDPQQGETSEVLSFADLTLDPGTREVRRGGREISLTRTEFALLELFLSYPKHVLTRGRILEEVWGYDFPTSGNALEVYVGYLRRKTEAGNEPRLIHTVRGVGYVLRETPP
- a CDS encoding trimeric intracellular cation channel family protein yields the protein MVLTALELLGLVAFAASGALAAVRARLDVFGVIVVGLTTALGGGIIRDVLLGIHPPTTLRNWPYLAVCAATALVVFAFHPQVARLRRAVLLADALGLGVFSTAGTTIALNAGATAYAACLIGMTSGIGGGALRDLLLREIPLVLRKEIYAVAALAGAVLVAIGHALPLPSSVVTVVAAAVVVTIRLVALWRHWNAPVARPGDTDSL